A window of Haloarchaeobius litoreus contains these coding sequences:
- a CDS encoding complex I NDUFA9 subunit family protein, with the protein MKVIVAGGTGFIGRRLCTELADRGHDVTALARSPDDADLPNTVETAMGDVSAYESIESHFEGQDVAVNLVALSPLFKPKGNLSHESVHLQGTENVVRACEEHGVGKLVQMSALGADPNAATAYLRTKGQAEEIVRSSSLEWVVFRPSVVFGDGGEFVSFTKKLTTPYITGFPGGGKTPFQPIWIEEFVPMMADAVEDDEHDGHAYEIGGPEVLTLADVAKLAYAAEGKSLTIVPIPLSLAKIGATIAGAAPFFPFGPDQIRSLKEDNRVAENDITAFGVEPDELTTLASYLGVENPAKVTA; encoded by the coding sequence ATGAAGGTAATCGTCGCGGGCGGAACCGGCTTCATCGGACGCCGACTGTGCACAGAGCTGGCCGACCGGGGACACGACGTGACCGCCCTCGCGCGGAGTCCCGACGACGCCGACCTCCCGAACACCGTCGAGACGGCGATGGGCGACGTGAGCGCCTACGAGTCCATCGAGTCCCACTTCGAGGGGCAGGACGTGGCGGTCAACCTCGTCGCGCTGTCGCCGCTGTTCAAGCCGAAGGGGAACCTCAGCCACGAGTCCGTGCACCTCCAGGGGACGGAGAACGTCGTTCGCGCCTGCGAGGAACACGGCGTCGGCAAGCTCGTCCAGATGTCGGCGCTGGGCGCGGACCCGAACGCCGCGACGGCGTACCTCCGCACGAAGGGGCAGGCCGAGGAGATCGTCCGGTCCTCGTCGCTGGAGTGGGTCGTCTTCCGGCCCTCCGTGGTGTTCGGCGACGGCGGCGAGTTCGTCTCCTTCACGAAGAAGCTGACGACGCCGTACATCACGGGCTTCCCCGGCGGTGGGAAGACGCCGTTCCAGCCCATCTGGATCGAGGAGTTCGTCCCGATGATGGCCGACGCCGTCGAGGACGACGAGCACGACGGCCACGCCTACGAGATCGGCGGCCCGGAGGTGCTCACGCTCGCGGACGTGGCGAAGCTGGCCTACGCTGCCGAGGGCAAGTCACTCACCATCGTCCCCATCCCGCTCTCGCTGGCGAAGATCGGCGCGACCATCGCCGGGGCGGCACCGTTCTTCCCGTTCGGCCCCGACCAGATCCGGTCCCTCAAGGAGGACAACCGGGTCGCCGAGAACGACATCACGGCCTTCGGCGTCGAACCCGACGAACTGACGACGCTCGCGTCGTATCTCGGCGTCGAGAACCCGGCGAAAGTCACCGCCTGA
- the pdhA gene encoding pyruvate dehydrogenase (acetyl-transferring) E1 component subunit alpha has translation MHRVIGERDVEETPFSPEQARTLYRDMVRARRFDERALALQRRGWMSGYPPFKGQEASQVGAAHAMAESDWLFPTYRSNAMQIARGVPMSDLLLFRRGRAEFDSGHTLPVFPQAVPIATQIPHATGAGMAMNYRDDDGAVVCYFGDGATSEGDFHEGLNFAGVFETPTVFFCENNNWAISLPRDRQTAAASIADRAEAYGFSGGQVDGNDPLAVLEFVASALESARDGEPVLVESLTYRQGAHTTSDDPSRYREEESDLPEWRTRDPLDRYEEYLRDQGLINDAYVETIHEEADEELSDAVDRAEAKEPAEPEEVFDSVYAELPPRLRKQREEALSFAEEYDVQELEH, from the coding sequence ATGCATCGAGTCATCGGAGAACGGGACGTCGAGGAGACGCCGTTCTCGCCCGAACAGGCCCGGACGCTCTACCGAGACATGGTCCGGGCGCGCCGGTTCGACGAGCGTGCGCTGGCGCTCCAGCGTCGCGGCTGGATGAGCGGCTACCCGCCGTTCAAGGGGCAGGAAGCGTCGCAGGTCGGCGCGGCACACGCCATGGCGGAGTCGGACTGGCTGTTCCCGACGTATCGCTCGAACGCGATGCAGATCGCCCGTGGAGTCCCGATGAGCGACCTGCTGCTGTTCCGGCGCGGCCGGGCGGAGTTCGACTCCGGCCACACGCTCCCGGTGTTCCCGCAGGCGGTCCCCATCGCGACGCAGATCCCCCACGCGACCGGCGCGGGGATGGCGATGAACTACCGCGACGACGACGGCGCGGTCGTCTGCTACTTCGGCGACGGCGCGACATCGGAGGGCGACTTCCACGAGGGGCTGAACTTCGCCGGCGTCTTCGAGACGCCGACGGTGTTCTTCTGTGAGAACAACAACTGGGCCATCTCGCTCCCACGCGACCGACAGACTGCGGCGGCGTCCATCGCCGACCGTGCCGAGGCGTACGGCTTCTCCGGCGGCCAGGTCGACGGGAACGACCCGCTCGCGGTGCTCGAGTTCGTCGCCAGCGCGCTGGAATCCGCCCGCGACGGCGAGCCCGTCCTCGTCGAGAGCCTGACCTACCGACAGGGTGCACACACCACCAGCGACGACCCTTCGCGCTACCGCGAGGAGGAGTCGGACCTGCCCGAGTGGCGGACCCGCGACCCCCTCGACCGGTACGAGGAGTACCTCCGCGACCAGGGGCTCATCAACGACGCGTACGTCGAGACCATCCACGAGGAGGCCGACGAGGAGCTCTCCGATGCCGTCGACCGCGCCGAGGCGAAGGAGCCCGCCGAGCCCGAGGAAGTGTTCGACTCGGTCTACGCCGAGCTGCCGCCGCGGCTCCGGAAGCAGCGCGAGGAGGCACTCTCGTTCGCCGAGGAGTACGACGTCCAGGAACTGGAGCACTAG
- a CDS encoding DUF4398 domain-containing protein, with the protein MSSSRFSRWAILAAVALLAFAAAGTAVAVQVTEEDVPAEGQVGEDYTATMTLGELYQNPDYTSWTLRGETELEDVTWTVTTTDTDTGNQIDSQSFDGQSFNYSNIDAEANDANQVTVEVTGTVPSIGNFTYADEEEFVVASLTQVREGGTSNEIATKQAHHFTSESQAARQAIGAAEEAIGTAEEAGADTSTAEDTLESAISAYEGENFGNAQDLAERAQEEAQSAQNATESTEQRNQLLLYAGVGIVVIALIGGGVYWYRQQQDDYSRLG; encoded by the coding sequence ATGAGCTCGAGCCGCTTTTCTAGGTGGGCGATCCTCGCTGCGGTGGCCTTGCTGGCGTTCGCCGCGGCCGGCACAGCCGTGGCCGTGCAGGTCACCGAGGAGGACGTACCCGCAGAAGGACAGGTCGGAGAAGACTACACCGCGACGATGACCCTCGGGGAGCTGTACCAGAACCCCGACTACACGTCGTGGACGCTGCGTGGTGAGACCGAACTGGAGGACGTGACGTGGACGGTGACGACCACCGACACGGACACCGGGAACCAGATCGACAGCCAGTCGTTCGACGGGCAGTCGTTCAACTACTCGAACATCGACGCCGAGGCGAACGACGCCAACCAGGTCACCGTCGAGGTGACCGGCACGGTGCCCAGCATCGGGAACTTCACCTACGCCGACGAGGAGGAGTTCGTCGTCGCGTCGCTGACGCAGGTCCGCGAGGGCGGCACCTCGAACGAGATCGCGACGAAGCAGGCCCACCACTTCACCTCGGAGAGCCAGGCAGCACGGCAGGCCATCGGTGCGGCCGAGGAGGCAATCGGCACAGCCGAGGAGGCTGGCGCTGACACCTCGACCGCCGAGGACACGCTCGAGTCGGCGATCTCCGCCTACGAAGGTGAGAACTTCGGGAACGCACAGGACCTCGCCGAGCGCGCACAGGAGGAGGCCCAGAGCGCCCAGAACGCCACTGAGTCGACCGAGCAGCGCAACCAGCTGCTCCTGTACGCCGGCGTCGGCATCGTCGTCATCGCCCTCATCGGCGGCGGCGTCTACTGGTACCGCCAGCAGCAGGACGACTACAGCCGCCTCGGCTGA
- a CDS encoding Lrp/AsnC family transcriptional regulator — MVHAFIMVKTAAGKSEELLDSIRGLDAVTEAHIVAGNYDIITEVDADEVYDVLHTVTGEMQKLGGVADTKTYISLQ; from the coding sequence ATGGTTCACGCGTTCATCATGGTGAAGACCGCAGCGGGAAAGTCAGAGGAACTCCTCGATTCGATCCGTGGCCTCGACGCGGTGACCGAGGCCCACATCGTCGCCGGTAACTACGACATCATCACCGAGGTCGACGCCGACGAGGTGTACGACGTGCTGCACACGGTGACGGGGGAGATGCAGAAGCTCGGTGGCGTCGCCGACACGAAGACCTACATCTCGCTGCAGTAA
- a CDS encoding tubulin/FtsZ family protein encodes MKLAMIGFGQAGGKIVDRFVDYDERTGSGIVRAAIAVNTAKADLMGLENIPNENRVLIGQSRVKGHGVGADNELGAEIAEEDIDEVQGAIDSIPTHEIDAFLVVAGMGGGTGSGGAPVLAKHLKRIYTIPVYGLGVLPGSDEGGIYTLNAARSFQTFVREVDNLLVFDNDSWRQAGESVEGGYEEINEEIVRRFGVLFGAGEVGQGDEVGESVVDSSEIINTLAGGGISTVGYATEEVELSDDGGLLSRFTGGDDEQVDTAHTTNRITSLVRKAALGRLTLPCEIEGAERALLVMAGPTEHLNRKGIERGRKWLEEQTGSMEVRGGDYPLREPQVASCILLSGVNNVPRIKELQQVAIEAQDNIEAIREESEDNLQSLVEDDEDELEPLF; translated from the coding sequence ATGAAACTGGCGATGATTGGATTCGGTCAGGCCGGCGGGAAGATCGTCGACCGATTCGTCGACTACGACGAACGGACAGGGAGCGGCATCGTACGTGCCGCCATCGCTGTGAACACGGCCAAGGCCGACCTGATGGGTCTGGAGAACATTCCGAACGAGAACCGCGTCCTCATCGGCCAATCCCGGGTGAAGGGCCACGGTGTGGGCGCTGACAACGAGCTCGGCGCGGAGATCGCCGAGGAGGACATCGACGAGGTACAGGGTGCCATCGACTCGATCCCGACACACGAGATCGACGCCTTCCTCGTGGTGGCCGGGATGGGCGGTGGGACCGGCAGCGGTGGCGCACCCGTCCTCGCGAAGCACCTCAAGCGCATCTACACGATTCCGGTGTACGGACTGGGCGTCCTGCCCGGCTCGGACGAGGGTGGCATCTACACGCTGAACGCCGCGCGGTCGTTCCAGACGTTCGTCCGCGAGGTCGACAACCTGCTCGTCTTCGACAACGACTCCTGGCGGCAGGCCGGCGAGTCCGTCGAGGGCGGCTACGAGGAGATCAACGAGGAGATCGTCCGCCGCTTCGGCGTCCTGTTCGGGGCCGGCGAGGTCGGGCAGGGCGACGAGGTCGGCGAGTCCGTCGTCGACTCCTCGGAGATCATCAACACGCTCGCCGGGGGCGGCATCTCGACCGTCGGCTACGCGACCGAGGAGGTCGAGCTGTCCGACGACGGCGGTCTCCTCTCGCGGTTCACCGGCGGCGACGACGAACAGGTCGACACCGCACACACGACCAACCGCATCACGTCGCTCGTGCGCAAGGCCGCACTCGGCCGGCTCACGCTCCCCTGCGAGATAGAGGGCGCTGAGCGTGCCCTGCTCGTCATGGCGGGTCCCACGGAGCACCTCAACCGGAAAGGAATAGAGCGCGGGCGGAAGTGGCTCGAGGAGCAGACCGGTTCCATGGAGGTCCGCGGCGGTGACTACCCGCTGCGCGAGCCCCAGGTCGCGTCCTGTATCCTCCTGTCGGGCGTGAACAACGTCCCGCGGATCAAGGAGCTCCAGCAGGTCGCCATCGAGGCCCAGGACAACATCGAGGCCATCCGCGAGGAAAGCGAAGATAACTTACAGAGCCTAGTCGAAGATGACGAGGATGAGCTCGAGCCGCTTTTCTAG
- the tmk gene encoding dTMP kinase, producing the protein MLVTLEGLDGSGKTTVWEALHDTYPDATFTREPTESWYGEAVDRAIADDDADPLAELFLFIADHADHLSRVVRPALADGDLVISDRYSDSRYAYQGATLAGEVKRPMEYIRGVHQPFTHPPDVTIYLDVDPRTAMQRSGATNKFEQSKYLTEVRQNYEQLMEWQPERFVRVDATQSPEGVLDDVEDVLERLLDAE; encoded by the coding sequence ATGCTCGTCACGCTGGAGGGACTCGACGGCAGCGGCAAGACGACGGTCTGGGAGGCGCTGCACGACACCTACCCCGACGCGACGTTCACCCGCGAGCCGACCGAGTCCTGGTACGGCGAGGCCGTCGACCGGGCCATCGCCGACGACGACGCCGACCCGCTGGCCGAACTGTTCCTCTTCATCGCCGATCACGCCGACCACCTCTCGCGGGTCGTCCGCCCCGCGCTGGCCGACGGCGACCTCGTCATCTCGGACCGCTACTCGGACTCGCGGTACGCCTACCAGGGCGCGACGCTGGCGGGCGAGGTCAAGCGCCCGATGGAGTACATCCGCGGCGTCCACCAGCCCTTCACGCACCCGCCGGACGTCACTATCTACCTCGACGTGGACCCCCGCACCGCCATGCAGCGCTCGGGCGCGACGAACAAGTTCGAGCAGTCGAAGTACCTCACCGAGGTGCGACAGAACTACGAGCAGCTGATGGAGTGGCAGCCCGAACGGTTCGTCCGTGTCGACGCCACCCAGTCGCCGGAGGGCGTCCTCGACGACGTGGAGGACGTACTGGAGCGGCTTCTCGACGCGGAGTGA
- the cofC gene encoding 2-phospho-L-lactate guanylyltransferase: MRVVVPFAAENPKTRLSGVLDADERAAFARAMLADVLDAVRNAGRTPTVLATAPVDVDASVRVDDRSLTTAVNAVLDEDDGSVAVVMADLPLVTSAVLDRLFDADGDVVIAPGRGAGTNALVVRDDEFHTDFHGASYLDHREAAAAVGAEVTVVDSHRLATDVDERADLVEVLVHGDGRAATWLANNGVRIERGNGRVNAVRVDD, translated from the coding sequence ATGCGTGTCGTCGTGCCGTTCGCGGCCGAGAACCCGAAGACCCGCCTCTCCGGCGTCCTCGACGCCGACGAGCGCGCCGCTTTCGCGCGGGCGATGCTCGCGGACGTGCTCGACGCGGTCCGGAACGCGGGCCGGACACCGACGGTCCTCGCGACAGCACCGGTCGACGTCGACGCCAGCGTCCGCGTCGACGACCGGTCGCTGACGACCGCCGTGAACGCCGTCCTCGACGAGGACGACGGGTCCGTGGCGGTCGTGATGGCCGACCTCCCGCTCGTGACATCCGCCGTGCTGGACCGACTGTTCGACGCCGACGGCGACGTCGTCATCGCCCCAGGGCGCGGTGCCGGGACAAACGCCCTCGTCGTCCGCGACGACGAGTTCCACACCGACTTCCACGGCGCGTCCTACCTCGACCACCGCGAGGCAGCCGCTGCCGTCGGGGCCGAGGTGACGGTGGTCGACTCCCACCGACTAGCCACCGACGTCGACGAGCGTGCCGACCTCGTCGAGGTGCTCGTCCACGGCGACGGCCGGGCCGCCACCTGGCTCGCGAACAACGGGGTTCGAATCGAGCGTGGAAACGGCCGCGTGAACGCCGTGCGAGTCGACGACTGA